A single region of the Ictalurus punctatus breed USDA103 chromosome 26, Coco_2.0, whole genome shotgun sequence genome encodes:
- the cct4 gene encoding T-complex protein 1 subunit delta produces MPEAAIAVPRGPKGGRNNGGTYVDRDKPAQIRFSNISAGKAVADAVRTSLGPKGMDKMIQDGKGDVTITNDGATILNLMQVLHPAAKMLVELSKAQDIEAGDGTTSVVVIAGALLESCAKLLQKGIHPTTISESFQKAVDKGVEILTSMSQPVELSDRESLLNSATTSLCSKVVSQYSSLLAPMSVDAVMRVIDPATATGVDLHDIHIVKKLGGTIDDCELVDGLVLTQKVVNSGLSRVEKAKIGLIQFCLSPPKTDMDNQIVVSDYVQMDRVLREERAYILNLIKQIKKSGCNVLLIQKSILRDALSDLALHFLNKMKIMVVKDIERDEIEFICKTIGTKPIAHIDQFTPEMLGLAELAEEVSLNGSGKLVKITGCANPGKTVSIIVRGSNKLVIEEAERSIHDALCVIRCLVKKRALIAGGGAPEIELALRLAEYSRTLGGMEAYCVRAYADALEVIPSTLAENAGLNPISTVTELRNRHAQGETTAGINVRKGGISNILEELVVQPLLVSISALTLATETVRSILKIDDVLNTR; encoded by the exons atgcCCGAAGCCGCCATAGCAGTGCCGAGGGGTCCTAAAGGAGGCAGGAACAACGGAGGCACTTATGTAGACCGGGACAAACCGGCCCAGATTCGGTTCAGCAACATCAGCGCGGGAAAAG CCGTCGCCGATGCTGTCAGGACGAGTCTCGGCCCTAAAGGCATGGACAAAATG ATCCAGGATGGGAAAGGagacgtcaccatcaccaacgACGGAGCCACCATCCTGAACCTGATGCAGGTCCTGCACCCTGCTGCGAAAATG CTGGTAGAGCTGTCCAAGGCTCAGGACATCGAGGCTGGAGATGGCACTACGTCTGTGGTGGTGATCGCCGGAGCTCTTTTGGAGTCCTGCGCCAAGCTGCTGCAGAAAG GCATCCACCCGACCACCATCTCGGAGTCGTTCCAAAAGGCGGTGGATAAGGGCGTGGAGATCCTGACCTCCATGAGCCAGCCGGTGGAGCTGAGTGACCGCGAGTCTCTGCTCAACAGCGCCACCACCTCTCTGTGCTCCAAAGTGGTGTCGCAGTACTCCAGCCTGCTCGCCCCGATGAGCGTGGACGCCGTCATGAGGGTCATCGACCCGGCAACCGCCACCGGGGTCGACCTCCACGACATCCACATCGTCAAGAAGCTCGG AGGAACCATAGATGACTGTGAGCTGGTGGACGGTCTGGTTCTGACCCAGAAGGTGGTGAACAGCGGACTGTCCCGTGTAGAGAAGGCCAAGATCGGCCTGATCCAGTTCTGCTTGTCTCCTCCTAAGACCGAT ATGGATAACCAGATCGTGGTGTCGGATTACGTGCAGATGGACCGTGTGCTCCGCGAGGAGAGAGCTTACATCCTCAACCTGATCAAACAGATTAAGAAATCCGGCTGCAACGTCCTGCTCATCCAGAAATCCATCCTCAG AGATGCGCTGAGTGATCTCGCTCTTCATTTCCTGAACAAGATGAAAATCATGGTGGTGAAGGACATCGAGAGGGACGAGATTGAGTTCATCTGCAAG ACCATCGGCACCAAGCCCATCGCCCACATTGACCAGTTCACGCCAGAGATGTTGGGCTTGGCCGAGCTGGCTGAGGAGGTGAGCCTGAATGGCTCGGGCAAACTGGTCAAG ATCACCGGTTGTGCCAATCCAGGTAAGACCGTGAGCATCATTGTGCGTGGCTCCAACAAGTTGGTGATTGAGGAGGCCGAGCGCTCCATCCACGATGCCCTCTGTGTCATCCGCTGCCTCGTCAAAAAAAG GGCTCTGATCGCAGGCGGCGGCGCTCCGGAGATCGAGCTGGCTCTGCGCTTGGCTGAGTACTCCCGCACTCTGGGCGGCATGGAGGCGTACTGCGTGCGTGCCTACGCCGACGCCCTGGAGGTCATTCCCTCCACGCTGGCCGAGAACGCCGGTCTCAACCCCATCTCCACGGTAACCGAGCTGCGCAACAGGCACGCTCAAGGCGAGACGACGGCCGGCATCAACGTGCGCAAG gGTGGCATCTCTAACATCTTGGAGGAACTGGTGGTCCAGCCCCTGCTGGTGTCCATCAGCGCCCTCACCCTCGCCACGGAAACGGTGCGCAGCATCCTCAAGATCGACGACGTG TTGAACACGcgataa
- the pus10 gene encoding putative tRNA pseudouridine synthase Pus10: MMLSLKDKDRAVIRKLLAAGCCGRCVLRFCCVGKYSSYQQSCEDIEKELLAFLGTDDAEQSHDASGETETGDPPCKKMKLESPGENASAGGAPEPKVQSGVCVACVGVLQHFCDQSYAKQVSDVVRKGEYRFDSLMFAVSLPAQLSVREHSLWLHIKKEVREKSMCLDKEDVVQVKDAFKWAVQGLVGKELGASVLANSAFEVSVGFAHPETDGDCHFLATECPDCFKPTKNKASVFTRMAVVKALEKISDTKFLRHYPCPPVSPSSKCTPLDTTCLHAPVFIAGRYNKFSRELPQTPWVIDGERRMEGSVEELIANPLLTAFKADGFNFCSSGREDVDVRTLGNGRPFAIELLNPHRAKFNRSEMRQLQETINTSSDKIRVRDLQIVTREATSRMKEGEEEKTKSYSALIWTQKPITPADLDCFAKIKELKIDQKTPLRVLHRRPLAVRQRHIHSMSASYLDTHHFTLQLRTQAGTYIKEFVHGDFGRTKPNLGALMETEVDILELDVESVDVDWPPAVPE, encoded by the exons ATGATGCTGTCACTTAAAGATAAAGACCGTGCGGTCATCAGGAAGCTGTTGGCCGCTGGCTGCTGCGGAAGATGCGTCCTCCGATTCTGTTGTGTGGGAAAGTATTCTTCATATCAGCAGTCCtgtgag GACATAGAGAAAGAGCTTTTAGCGTTCCTCGGTACGGACGATGCCGAGCAATCCCATGATGCCtcaggagagacagagacgggCGACCCTCCGTGTAAGAAAATGAAGCTGGAGTCACCTGGAGAGAACGCGAGCGCGGGCGGTGCCCCGGAGCCGAAGGTGCagtcaggggtgtgtgtggcgTGTGTCGGGGTGCTGCAGCACTTCTGCGATCAGAGTTACGCCAAACAG GTGTCGGACGTTGTGAGAAAAGGCGAGTACCGGTTCGACAGTCTGATGTTTGCCGTCTCTCTTCCTGCTCAGCTGTCGGTCAGAGAG CATTCCCTCTGGCTGCACATCAAGAAGGAAGTCAG GGAGAAGAGCATGTGTCTGGATAAGGAGGACGTGGTTCAGGTGAAGGACGCCTTTAAATGGGCCGTACAGGGACTGGTGGGCAAAGAGCTGGGAGCATCGGTACTCGCTAAC AGTGCATTCGAGGTCAGCGTGGGTTTCGCGCATCCAGAAACGGACGGAGATTGCCACTTCCT GGCTACAGAGTGTCCGGATTGCTTCAAGCCGACGAAGAACAAAGCC TCTGTGTTCACCAGGATGGCGGTGGTGAAGGCGCTGGAGAAGATCTCGGATACCAAGTTCCTCAG acATTACCCGTGTCCACCTGTCTCACCCTCCAGCAAGTGCACTCCACTAGACACCACATGTCTGCATGCACCTGTCTTTATAGCAG GGCGGTATAATAAGTTCTCACGGGAGCTTCCTCAGACCCCCTGGGTGATCGACGGAGAGAGACGCATGGAAGGATCGGTGGAGGAGTTGATCGCCAATCCTCTGCTGACTGCCTTCAAAGCGGACG GTTTTAACTTCTGCTCATCCGGGAGAGAAGACGTGGACGTACGGACTTTAGGAAACG GACGTCCGTTTGCCATCGAGCTTCTGAATCCACACAGAGCGAAGTTCAACAGATCCGAAATGAGACAGCTTCAGGAG ACGATCAACACGTCCTCCGACAAAATCCGAGTCCGAGACCTGCAGATCGTGACCAG agaAGCTACAAGTCGCAtgaaagaaggagaagaggaaaagACCAAGTCCTACAGCGCCCTCATCTGGACCCAAAAGCCTATAACGCCTGCCGATCTGGACTGTTTTGCGAAGATAAAG gagctgAAGATCGATCAGAAGACCCCACTCCGAGTCCTCCATCGCAGGCCGCTTGCAGTCAGACAGAGACACATCCACTCCATGAGCGCAAGCTACCTGGATACACACCACTTCACACTGCAGCTGCGCACCCAGGCCGGGAC CTACATTAAAGAGTTCGTGCACGGAGACTTCGGCCGGACGAAGCCCAACCTCGGCGCCCTCATGGAGACGGAGGTGGACATTCTGGAGCTGGACGTGGAG tcCGTGGATGTAGACTGGCCTCCTGCTGTACCCGAGTGA